The following are encoded together in the Planctobacterium marinum genome:
- a CDS encoding response regulator transcription factor, producing MNILLADDEQPLLNFLLRGLRAEGFECNAVNELHEVLPAVRKNKPQLLILDRMFHDEDSLNVVEPIKQLPSAPLILMLTALDEVSERVKGLHGGADDYLCKPFDFDELLARITALSRRANKATEQDAKLLSIASLQINTEQRLASLDGKELSLTKIEYELLLYLVENDSKVLSRERILSRVWQTQSDPHTNIVDVYISRLRKKLETEKRLSIQTLRGNGYRLSLDKDE from the coding sequence ATGAACATTTTACTCGCCGACGATGAACAACCTCTGTTAAATTTTTTACTACGGGGATTACGGGCTGAAGGATTTGAGTGTAATGCCGTCAATGAACTGCATGAGGTTTTACCAGCGGTGCGCAAAAACAAACCACAGCTGTTGATATTGGACCGCATGTTCCATGACGAAGACAGCCTCAACGTGGTAGAGCCAATAAAACAATTACCCTCAGCGCCTTTAATTCTGATGCTAACTGCGCTCGATGAAGTGAGTGAAAGAGTAAAGGGGTTGCACGGTGGTGCAGATGATTATTTGTGTAAACCTTTTGATTTCGACGAGCTTTTAGCACGTATCACAGCGCTGAGTAGACGCGCTAACAAAGCGACAGAACAAGACGCCAAATTGCTGAGCATAGCCAGCTTACAAATCAACACCGAGCAGCGCCTTGCCAGCCTCGATGGCAAAGAATTAAGTTTAACTAAGATTGAATACGAGTTGCTGTTGTATCTGGTGGAAAACGACAGCAAAGTCTTGTCTCGGGAACGGATATTAAGTCGAGTATGGCAGACCCAAAGCGATCCACATACCAATATCGTAGATGTTTATATCAGTCGTCTGCGCAAAAAACTAGAAACAGAAAAAAGGCTGAGTATTCAAACCCTGCGTGGCAATGGCTACCGCCTGTCATTGGACAAAGATGAATAG
- a CDS encoding sulfotransferase — protein MNAHNLIHIGLPKTGTTSLQNGWLGNDNVTLSNDGLGSLVEIIRQAIRDDLWYEQIPPIPKPEWDKVVATSQVNIWSSEGLSSWLWNNAAAQEQISKCRWYMADSMAKVVSEATVLIVVRSPQAWCKSIYKQLIQEGGFVSPEEFIQQESGYLSGTLDIRELYEVWAEYFGRENVLIAPFEWIKSDLVKLNSKVCQSMNLCDKTNLFKGVQQANKSITDKEVRFLADLSRQLTQLEIRAEICPASFTKAKQDLLTALRLELQTAHQISNFVDKQVPEINLQLQLNDAMKKHIQQNFIEFLHDYNHEWFGHYHL, from the coding sequence ATGAATGCTCACAATCTAATCCACATTGGTTTACCTAAAACAGGTACCACATCGTTACAAAATGGCTGGTTGGGCAATGATAACGTTACTTTGAGCAATGACGGTTTGGGTAGCTTGGTTGAGATCATCAGGCAAGCTATTAGAGATGATTTGTGGTATGAACAAATACCACCAATTCCGAAGCCTGAGTGGGACAAGGTGGTGGCCACTTCTCAGGTTAACATTTGGTCATCTGAAGGGTTGTCCAGTTGGTTGTGGAACAATGCTGCTGCACAAGAACAGATAAGTAAGTGTCGCTGGTATATGGCCGACTCGATGGCAAAGGTAGTGTCTGAAGCAACTGTGTTAATCGTTGTCCGATCGCCACAAGCATGGTGTAAATCGATTTATAAACAGCTGATACAAGAAGGTGGGTTTGTCTCTCCTGAAGAATTTATACAACAGGAAAGTGGGTATTTGTCAGGAACTTTAGACATTCGTGAATTGTATGAGGTATGGGCTGAGTACTTTGGCCGCGAAAATGTGCTGATTGCACCGTTTGAATGGATAAAGAGTGACCTGGTCAAACTAAATTCAAAAGTGTGTCAGAGTATGAACTTGTGTGACAAAACCAATTTGTTTAAAGGGGTGCAACAGGCAAACAAATCGATAACAGACAAAGAAGTCAGGTTTCTGGCTGATTTATCAAGGCAGTTAACTCAGCTTGAGATACGAGCTGAAATATGTCCTGCGAGCTTTACCAAAGCGAAACAAGATCTGCTAACAGCTTTGCGACTTGAGTTGCAAACAGCACATCAGATTTCAAATTTTGTCGATAAACAAGTTCCGGAAATTAACTTGCAATTGCAACTAAACGACGCCATGAAAAAACATATTCAACAAAACTTTATCGAATTTTTACATGATTATAACCATGAGTGGTTTGGACACTACCATTTATAA
- a CDS encoding delta-class carbonic anhydrase, whose protein sequence is MKKITSKLSIGAAIVLACSPLASLQANVADSVVEKQRAALEKNTAGKGFGPQSPRDIEQAYGVNKRHFAFAPNRSQMNLCNIHFHKNAEHKGGEFTTYAGNGDGKGSDTGFLYNGKLTEAQMKPVSGKVCAAKGDSLQSGDTLEVHFVYSSAQVTPGPTLGSCLADTTINPGLRVEGQVIVLANDKNALDFKEVAEVREINGYHQAPNIPSNTGVPIEYLGSTTGPAYNEEGSPIQVSWSVRPEVAVVDINSVKDWCDDNVFKEDWAHGVRNLVTNPNLLSPIK, encoded by the coding sequence ATGAAAAAAATCACATCTAAGCTTTCAATTGGCGCTGCAATTGTTCTGGCATGCAGCCCGTTAGCCTCTTTACAGGCCAATGTGGCGGACAGCGTTGTAGAGAAACAGCGTGCGGCCTTGGAAAAAAACACCGCTGGCAAAGGGTTTGGTCCACAATCTCCTAGAGATATCGAACAAGCCTACGGTGTTAATAAACGCCACTTTGCATTTGCGCCTAACCGCAGCCAAATGAATCTGTGTAATATCCATTTCCACAAAAACGCTGAGCACAAAGGCGGTGAGTTCACCACTTATGCCGGCAATGGTGACGGTAAGGGTAGCGACACAGGCTTTTTATACAATGGCAAATTAACTGAAGCGCAAATGAAGCCGGTTAGTGGCAAAGTCTGCGCTGCTAAAGGTGATTCATTGCAGTCGGGCGATACCCTGGAAGTACATTTTGTATATTCATCGGCACAAGTCACTCCCGGTCCAACGCTTGGCTCTTGCCTGGCAGATACCACAATAAACCCTGGCTTACGCGTTGAGGGTCAAGTCATCGTGCTTGCCAATGACAAGAATGCGCTGGATTTTAAAGAGGTTGCAGAAGTGCGCGAGATCAATGGTTATCATCAGGCGCCTAACATTCCTTCCAATACTGGTGTTCCCATCGAGTATCTCGGGTCAACGACAGGTCCTGCTTACAACGAAGAAGGCTCTCCTATTCAGGTGAGTTGGAGCGTTCGTCCTGAAGTGGCCGTCGTGGATATCAACTCAGTGAAAGATTGGTGTGACGACAATGTGTTCAAAGAAGATTGGGCCCATGGCGTAAGAAACCTGGTAACCAATCCTAATCTGCTATCTCCAATTAAGTAG
- a CDS encoding winged helix-turn-helix domain-containing protein translates to MAEQFWLGGFFIDLSRNQITHNNETITLPPKALAVLTYLAEHQGKVVSQNDLLDNIWQGTIVAPNTLQRCIAQLRKALGDDSKQQAIIRTHAKKGYSLECNVRWQTTDGSFSQSNGKALHVAEQAHSTEPDEVNDDVEPAENSVIAKPSSSSTRKLALGLLVLILVIVSVNFWQQSTQQFNFEVADIRPLTTTDNRELASTYSPDGKYIVFKRYPEILCVNSLWAKNTETQQEFQLTDNFSFYGRPAFSADGKTLAFVKEEDCRKPVTQKSCFQLQSIDFAAALNAPQSPETLLECNNTEIRSATWLNNDEIALMQKQSGRWQLISYSISNNKSSILYAPESGDVIAFDYSTEKQLIALTSKLQDDKFYIETLSSDGQHLSRQAIKYPQEIASFRPLYPRLAPSGELMVFSTGRQLFTLTFDGEINRVSVPLDQAMGTPVFHPDGKRLLAIKGYYDSDIVSMPRLQFATESRKNGGSTPAYTALYRSTHGEDLAVFQPGGDSIAFISNRSGTSQIWLATGDTLRQLSKFPLDTFISGFEWSGDGQSILVSAAYELIQFSLTGQSSSFSFTSPISNLFHWDKQAQTALAMAWVNGVKRFVELNLAEAGMRVINNKQVGWAQKSASGLLIYKDHMERYWQPGPAEDKLIPALVEQGSNLHAVIFENVIYGINRDFQLWSYDLDDASFNILADLPDTVDAITDINRESILLTMRIAARKDVVELTLK, encoded by the coding sequence ATGGCGGAACAATTTTGGTTGGGTGGTTTTTTCATTGATTTGTCCCGCAATCAGATCACCCACAATAACGAAACCATTACGTTGCCGCCCAAGGCACTGGCGGTGCTTACTTATCTTGCTGAGCACCAAGGCAAGGTCGTCAGTCAGAATGATTTACTAGATAACATCTGGCAAGGCACTATTGTAGCGCCGAATACCTTGCAGCGTTGTATCGCACAATTGCGCAAAGCTTTAGGGGATGACAGTAAGCAACAGGCTATTATTAGGACCCATGCTAAAAAAGGCTATAGTCTGGAGTGCAATGTGCGTTGGCAAACGACGGACGGTAGTTTTTCGCAATCCAATGGCAAGGCTTTGCATGTTGCTGAACAAGCGCACTCAACAGAACCTGATGAAGTTAACGACGATGTTGAGCCTGCTGAAAACTCTGTTATTGCCAAACCCTCAAGTTCCTCAACCAGGAAGTTAGCTTTAGGCTTGTTAGTGCTGATATTGGTTATCGTCTCGGTCAACTTTTGGCAGCAAAGCACACAGCAATTTAATTTCGAAGTAGCTGATATCCGTCCTTTGACCACTACTGATAACCGCGAACTGGCAAGCACCTATTCACCTGATGGTAAATACATTGTGTTTAAACGCTATCCGGAGATTCTTTGTGTAAACTCACTCTGGGCAAAAAATACCGAAACCCAACAAGAATTCCAGCTGACCGACAATTTTAGCTTTTACGGCCGCCCCGCGTTCTCTGCCGATGGAAAAACTCTGGCTTTTGTTAAAGAGGAGGATTGCAGAAAACCTGTCACCCAAAAGAGTTGTTTTCAGCTGCAAAGTATTGATTTTGCAGCGGCACTTAACGCGCCGCAATCACCCGAAACGTTGCTGGAATGCAACAATACTGAAATTCGCAGTGCCACCTGGCTGAATAACGACGAAATAGCTTTAATGCAAAAACAGAGTGGACGCTGGCAGTTGATAAGCTATTCCATCAGTAACAACAAAAGTTCCATTCTCTATGCCCCCGAGTCTGGCGATGTTATTGCCTTTGATTATTCCACAGAAAAACAATTAATTGCCTTAACCAGCAAGTTGCAGGACGACAAATTTTACATCGAAACTCTGAGTTCAGATGGACAACACCTTTCGCGCCAAGCCATTAAATATCCGCAGGAAATCGCCAGCTTTCGTCCTCTGTATCCTCGCCTTGCACCATCAGGCGAGTTGATGGTGTTTAGTACTGGTCGACAGCTTTTTACCCTGACTTTCGACGGTGAAATTAACCGAGTTAGCGTGCCATTGGACCAAGCCATGGGGACCCCTGTTTTTCATCCCGACGGTAAGCGCTTACTTGCCATTAAAGGTTATTACGACAGTGATATTGTCTCTATGCCAAGGTTGCAGTTTGCCACTGAAAGCCGCAAAAATGGTGGCTCAACCCCGGCATATACTGCTCTTTACCGTTCCACCCATGGGGAAGATCTTGCCGTATTCCAGCCGGGGGGCGATAGTATCGCTTTTATTTCAAATCGTTCCGGCACTTCACAAATTTGGTTAGCTACGGGTGATACCCTCAGACAACTGAGCAAATTCCCACTGGACACCTTTATTAGTGGCTTTGAATGGAGTGGCGATGGACAAAGTATATTGGTAAGTGCAGCTTATGAACTCATCCAGTTTTCTCTGACCGGGCAATCTTCAAGTTTTAGTTTCACTTCGCCCATCTCTAACTTATTTCACTGGGATAAACAGGCACAAACGGCATTGGCTATGGCATGGGTCAATGGCGTAAAGCGTTTTGTGGAACTCAATCTGGCAGAGGCTGGTATGCGAGTGATCAATAACAAACAGGTCGGCTGGGCCCAGAAAAGTGCGTCAGGCTTATTGATCTATAAGGATCACATGGAGCGTTACTGGCAGCCGGGACCTGCAGAGGACAAACTCATTCCTGCATTGGTAGAGCAAGGCAGCAATTTGCACGCAGTTATTTTTGAAAATGTAATTTATGGTATTAATCGCGACTTTCAGTTGTGGTCTTATGATCTCGACGATGCCAGTTTTAACATCTTGGCTGACCTGCCAGATACGGTTGATGCCATTACCGATATCAACCGCGAAAGCATCCTGCTCACCATGCGTATCGCCGCTCGTAAGGATGTAGTGGAGTTGACGTTGAAATAG
- a CDS encoding OmpW family outer membrane protein: protein MKSSTKLITAMLATAISSAALAFEKDDLILRAGLATVSPDESSSNILVGGSDLGVALGVDNNTQLGLNFAWFFADNMNLEVLAATPFKHDVNFSVTDPLGTGNQLGEVTHLPPTITVNYYFNDPSSAFQPYIGAGLNYTIFFDEDFTAANEAIGLADLSLDDSFGLAAQFGVDYMLNETWFLNGSVRWIDIDTEASFNLSGTEGAVNSIEIDPLVYTVSVGYRF from the coding sequence ATGAAAAGCTCTACAAAGTTGATTACGGCAATGTTGGCGACAGCGATTTCGTCGGCGGCGTTGGCCTTCGAAAAGGACGACTTAATATTGCGCGCTGGTCTGGCAACAGTGTCACCCGATGAATCTAGCTCTAACATCCTGGTGGGCGGTAGCGATTTAGGTGTTGCGCTTGGTGTGGACAACAACACGCAGCTTGGTCTGAACTTCGCCTGGTTTTTTGCTGATAATATGAACCTGGAAGTGTTAGCCGCAACCCCCTTCAAGCACGACGTCAACTTCAGCGTTACAGACCCTCTCGGAACCGGTAACCAACTGGGTGAAGTAACCCATTTACCGCCTACGATCACTGTTAACTATTACTTTAACGATCCCTCGAGTGCTTTCCAGCCCTACATCGGAGCGGGTCTTAACTACACCATTTTCTTTGACGAAGACTTTACTGCAGCCAACGAAGCCATAGGTTTGGCGGATTTGTCGCTGGATGACTCTTTTGGTCTGGCTGCTCAATTTGGCGTGGACTACATGCTCAATGAAACATGGTTTTTAAACGGTTCAGTCCGCTGGATCGATATTGATACTGAGGCCAGTTTCAATCTGAGCGGAACCGAAGGTGCCGTCAACAGTATAGAAATTGATCCGCTGGTTTACACAGTATCTGTCGGCTATCGCTTCTGA
- a CDS encoding LysR family transcriptional regulator yields the protein MQDWNVYQVVLAVHRAGSLRGAAKLLNTTHTTVARRLEQLERKQRAPLFERLVNGFSATALGHSFIQVATKMEQLELSLQRTNAIQANALQGPITLSLGEPLFQYFLMNPLSEFQKAHPDIQLTLHCTTAFVDLDNAEADVIIRSTNTPPPHLVGRRFAPYGLSFYGNPDYLSNTPQSELRWITRTGQGPRPEWLKSSPYPNAPVFLQIDDIVGVFKSLEQGLGIGRAACFMADQSKQLVRLEGAEVTPQSEMWVLTHPDLRDLPRVKALMQFLYETFEQNAGLISGTH from the coding sequence ATGCAAGACTGGAATGTTTATCAAGTGGTTCTGGCGGTACATCGTGCAGGCTCCTTGCGCGGTGCGGCGAAGCTGTTAAACACTACACATACCACCGTTGCCAGACGTCTTGAGCAACTGGAAAGGAAACAACGAGCTCCGCTCTTTGAACGCCTTGTTAACGGTTTTAGCGCCACTGCACTGGGTCACTCTTTTATCCAGGTGGCTACCAAAATGGAACAGCTTGAACTCAGTTTGCAAAGGACTAACGCCATTCAAGCCAATGCCCTGCAAGGACCCATTACCCTGTCTCTGGGTGAACCTTTATTCCAGTATTTTTTGATGAATCCATTGAGTGAATTTCAAAAAGCCCACCCGGATATCCAGCTAACTTTGCACTGCACTACCGCCTTTGTGGATTTGGATAATGCCGAAGCAGATGTCATTATTCGCAGTACCAATACGCCGCCACCTCATTTAGTGGGTCGGCGTTTTGCCCCTTATGGCTTGTCCTTTTATGGCAACCCAGATTATCTCAGTAATACTCCCCAATCAGAGCTGCGCTGGATTACCCGCACAGGTCAAGGGCCTCGCCCGGAATGGCTAAAATCGTCTCCTTATCCCAATGCACCAGTATTTTTGCAGATTGATGACATCGTCGGAGTATTTAAATCCTTAGAGCAAGGTTTGGGGATAGGCAGGGCGGCGTGTTTTATGGCAGATCAATCTAAGCAATTAGTCAGACTAGAAGGGGCAGAAGTGACGCCCCAGTCGGAAATGTGGGTACTAACTCATCCAGATCTCAGGGACCTTCCCCGTGTAAAAGCCCTTATGCAATTTTTATATGAAACCTTTGAACAGAATGCCGGATTGATATCGGGTACACATTGA
- a CDS encoding sensor histidine kinase yields the protein MYKRKLFFFGVTAACILLVALACAAISAHLTRENLKQSNIAQNLLFEHQQVSSISYRMFKQLTDEVIFGKNANQAHVRKKQDLIEQAINNIKRLEIEQREALGIDETQGSVEDTDELVALINEIIAEFRAVVDANGYEPLNQQERFRSLLEVKIDNEFREAINAAVTRQSRVVAAINARIDTLNTAMVWFTIGLGALSIPLLVYGCYWLFNQLYQPLILLRNATESITQGRYNDPIPEKLDEEFEALANDIKRLAQQLQKHSEQESQSRKLLEYEVEERTKELTLANQKLTNIDTRRRQFLADISHELRTPLTIIRGEAQVTLRLKSASAEDYQETLTAILQQSVNLSRLVDDLLLLTRAEMNQLQLDFHSTSVVPMLTSETNRWQKLHPNRVISLHCDPGLTQYNCNIDNQRIQQVISILLDNAVKYSPTTTPIEIAVRIAGNKLAISVQDHGDGISATEIENIFERFVRFSKHDGLGLGLPIAKAIVEAHGGIISVDSIKGEGAVFTVYLPVEENS from the coding sequence ATGTATAAAAGAAAACTGTTTTTTTTCGGCGTTACTGCCGCCTGTATTCTGTTAGTCGCCCTTGCCTGTGCGGCAATTTCTGCGCACCTGACTCGAGAAAACCTGAAGCAAAGCAACATTGCTCAAAACCTGTTATTTGAGCATCAGCAAGTGTCCAGTATCTCGTACCGCATGTTTAAACAACTTACGGACGAGGTTATTTTTGGCAAGAATGCCAATCAAGCCCATGTTCGCAAAAAGCAGGACCTGATTGAACAAGCCATCAACAACATCAAACGCCTGGAAATAGAACAAAGAGAAGCACTTGGTATTGACGAAACCCAAGGCAGTGTCGAAGATACAGACGAACTGGTGGCTCTTATCAACGAGATAATCGCCGAGTTTCGCGCAGTAGTAGATGCCAATGGTTATGAGCCTCTCAACCAACAAGAGCGTTTTCGCAGTTTGCTGGAGGTGAAAATCGATAACGAATTTCGCGAAGCCATCAATGCCGCAGTGACACGCCAAAGCAGAGTAGTAGCGGCAATTAATGCACGAATTGATACCCTCAATACCGCCATGGTGTGGTTTACTATTGGCCTGGGAGCCCTTTCTATCCCACTTCTTGTGTACGGTTGTTACTGGCTATTTAATCAACTGTATCAACCGCTTATTTTGCTGCGCAATGCCACCGAATCCATCACACAGGGGCGCTATAACGATCCGATACCAGAAAAACTGGATGAAGAATTCGAAGCACTTGCCAATGATATCAAGCGTTTAGCGCAGCAATTACAGAAACACAGTGAGCAAGAATCACAATCGCGAAAGCTATTAGAATATGAAGTAGAAGAGCGCACCAAAGAGTTGACACTCGCCAATCAAAAGCTGACCAACATCGATACCCGCAGACGACAGTTTTTAGCGGATATTTCTCATGAGCTACGCACGCCACTCACTATCATCCGCGGCGAAGCCCAGGTCACCTTGCGCTTAAAATCCGCTTCTGCAGAGGACTATCAGGAGACACTTACAGCAATTCTGCAACAATCGGTCAACCTCAGTCGACTGGTAGATGATCTGCTGCTTCTGACGCGGGCAGAAATGAATCAGCTGCAACTGGATTTTCATTCTACATCAGTGGTCCCAATGCTGACATCCGAAACCAATCGCTGGCAGAAGTTACACCCAAACAGAGTCATCAGCTTGCATTGCGATCCGGGTTTAACACAGTACAATTGCAACATCGACAACCAGCGCATTCAACAGGTTATTTCTATTTTGCTGGATAACGCGGTCAAATACTCGCCTACCACTACCCCTATTGAAATCGCAGTAAGAATTGCTGGCAATAAATTAGCAATTTCGGTGCAGGATCACGGCGATGGTATCTCCGCCACGGAAATCGAAAATATCTTTGAGCGTTTTGTTCGCTTTAGTAAACACGATGGCTTGGGCCTTGGATTACCGATTGCTAAAGCAATAGTAGAAGCCCATGGTGGTATCATTAGTGTTGACTCCATCAAGGGTGAAGGTGCGGTCTTCACTGTGTATCTACCCGTGGAGGAAAACTCATGA
- a CDS encoding AsmA-like C-terminal region-containing protein — MIARKNILIGLISIPLLLILVTVLAWDANWFKGQATPFLEDIESHSISFNDIEHSLLTPGKIKLNDITLAGPVAKGDIGTLIADVNVLDAFSKNIVVNEIRLLAPRIDIDMQALNDWLAIQTEKPAAEPHGKPGALPVNRIVVKKISIENANFRDTSALQQFLLDNLTLTLKNLNIAENAEIIILQDHAPITASLSIEDITAQGANLGKLSSNITATEKTINIQHFQLASQSSQLALSGTIKNPKEQADIQLGIADSKLNLADFAPLAPELPIPLQGLLSLMGNINAQGELANPQSLISNLSSELKISLDTAKSLLDIESVINSEQGEQAIKLQINDSQISMDEFQGLLKDSPVLPSGNVKLSGLLDARGILENPNSLLQTLSGNLALGLENGKLTGIDINKIVKGFKDSKESDWKDVGSFLVTGPIGILAANIFDLGSGAATSGGETLIPQLRVNGAMDNGAILFKDTALATDKYRLAFDGQVNPAQKTFKNFTFALLDKAGCADIKQTLNGAMSNPSSAIAQSLLDSAIAPISGLLKTLKNSASQCTPFYQGEVVHPGN; from the coding sequence ATGATTGCCCGCAAGAACATACTAATTGGCTTAATCTCGATTCCACTTCTGCTCATTTTAGTGACCGTACTTGCCTGGGATGCCAACTGGTTTAAGGGACAAGCTACTCCCTTTCTCGAGGACATCGAAAGTCACAGTATCAGCTTCAATGATATCGAACACAGTTTACTGACTCCGGGGAAGATTAAACTCAATGATATAACGCTTGCAGGCCCTGTCGCCAAAGGAGACATAGGAACCCTGATAGCGGATGTTAATGTGCTGGATGCCTTCAGCAAAAACATTGTGGTCAACGAAATTCGTTTGCTGGCGCCGCGCATTGACATCGATATGCAGGCTCTCAATGACTGGTTAGCGATACAAACGGAAAAACCCGCTGCCGAACCACATGGTAAACCGGGAGCGTTGCCGGTTAATCGCATCGTTGTAAAGAAAATCAGTATTGAAAATGCCAATTTCCGCGATACATCAGCCTTACAACAGTTTCTGCTTGATAACCTGACACTAACTCTTAAAAACCTGAACATTGCAGAAAATGCTGAAATTATCATTTTGCAGGATCACGCTCCGATAACCGCGAGCCTCAGTATTGAAGATATCACAGCGCAGGGTGCTAATTTAGGCAAATTAAGCTCAAATATCACAGCCACCGAAAAAACCATCAATATTCAACACTTTCAACTCGCCTCCCAATCTTCTCAACTCGCACTTTCGGGAACGATCAAAAATCCGAAAGAACAAGCAGATATTCAACTGGGAATAGCAGACAGCAAGCTCAATTTGGCAGATTTTGCGCCACTGGCACCTGAACTCCCGATACCGTTACAGGGTTTATTGAGTTTGATGGGCAATATCAATGCACAAGGCGAACTGGCCAATCCACAAAGCCTGATAAGCAATCTTTCCAGTGAGTTGAAAATAAGCCTGGACACTGCCAAAAGCCTGCTGGATATTGAGTCGGTAATTAATAGTGAACAAGGCGAGCAAGCCATCAAACTGCAAATCAATGACAGTCAAATCAGTATGGATGAGTTTCAGGGTTTGCTGAAGGATTCTCCAGTGCTCCCTTCTGGCAACGTTAAACTTTCTGGTTTATTAGATGCTCGTGGCATACTTGAGAATCCGAATAGCCTGTTGCAAACCCTGTCTGGCAATCTCGCTTTGGGTCTGGAGAACGGCAAACTCACCGGCATCGACATCAACAAAATTGTAAAAGGCTTTAAAGACAGTAAAGAAAGTGACTGGAAAGACGTTGGCAGTTTCCTGGTAACTGGCCCTATTGGGATTTTAGCGGCGAATATATTTGATTTAGGTTCAGGAGCGGCCACCTCAGGAGGTGAAACGCTAATCCCGCAATTGCGAGTAAACGGCGCGATGGATAATGGCGCTATCCTGTTTAAAGACACAGCGCTGGCAACTGATAAATATCGTCTGGCATTTGATGGTCAGGTCAATCCCGCTCAAAAGACCTTCAAGAACTTTACTTTTGCTTTATTAGACAAAGCGGGTTGTGCAGATATCAAACAAACGCTGAACGGTGCCATGTCTAATCCCTCCAGCGCCATAGCACAATCTTTGTTAGACTCAGCTATCGCACCCATCTCCGGCTTACTGAAGACCCTTAAAAACTCGGCTTCTCAATGCACCCCTTTCTATCAAGGTGAAGTAGTGCATCCCGGTAACTAG
- a CDS encoding serine hydrolase domain-containing protein produces the protein MNIKFPFKSLIGLAFIGSVSTYTSANNNAFLQHAPKATKQEALIKHWRQPELELRFMDIAELEKPYISFAPVDQKDSIRVAKNTTKVDKTALSELAGEIATGEHGKLDSLLISHRGRLLFESYYRRGRIDLSHPQSSATKSYTSLAVGRAIQMGYLTMADLHKPVISFLTHLNPQKLVAGAERITLHHALTMTTGIDISEEQWKAINEKPQQLKGQNEIQIILETSKAITQQTQVFKYGTGPQFIMQVLDTVVPGSAKDFIQKELLDKLGISNYHWKTAPSGLPESGWKTSFTSRDMLKFGMLAINNGKWQGEQLISEEYLNKATSRLVYTGDGDIYGGGENVSNQGYGYYFWGTDLSVGDRKYSSASAQGGGGMYILLVKELDLVVVVTAHHRNDSTQQLVAEHIIPLLIQ, from the coding sequence ATGAACATTAAATTCCCGTTTAAAAGCCTCATTGGGCTTGCATTTATTGGCAGTGTTAGCACTTATACCTCAGCGAATAATAATGCATTTTTGCAACACGCTCCCAAAGCAACAAAGCAAGAAGCCTTGATTAAACATTGGCGACAACCTGAACTTGAGTTGCGGTTTATGGATATCGCTGAACTTGAAAAACCTTACATTAGCTTTGCACCTGTAGACCAAAAAGATAGCATTCGAGTGGCCAAAAACACCACAAAGGTAGACAAAACAGCCTTATCCGAACTGGCAGGAGAAATCGCCACAGGTGAACATGGCAAATTAGACAGCCTGCTGATTTCACACAGGGGAAGGTTACTTTTTGAATCTTATTACAGACGCGGCCGGATAGACTTGTCTCACCCTCAATCCTCTGCCACCAAAAGCTATACTTCTCTGGCTGTAGGCAGGGCCATCCAAATGGGTTATCTGACAATGGCGGATTTGCACAAACCGGTGATCAGCTTTTTAACCCACCTCAATCCACAAAAGCTAGTAGCCGGGGCAGAGAGAATCACGCTACATCACGCGCTCACCATGACCACAGGCATTGATATAAGTGAAGAGCAATGGAAAGCGATTAACGAAAAACCACAGCAGCTCAAAGGACAAAACGAAATACAGATTATCCTGGAAACCAGCAAAGCCATTACGCAACAAACTCAGGTATTCAAGTATGGAACGGGCCCACAGTTTATTATGCAGGTACTCGATACTGTTGTTCCCGGTTCAGCCAAAGACTTCATCCAAAAAGAGTTGCTCGATAAATTGGGGATCAGTAATTACCACTGGAAAACCGCCCCCAGCGGATTGCCTGAATCTGGCTGGAAAACCAGCTTTACCTCTCGTGATATGCTGAAGTTTGGTATGCTCGCCATAAATAACGGTAAATGGCAGGGCGAGCAGTTGATCTCCGAGGAGTATCTCAACAAAGCCACCAGCCGCCTTGTTTACACTGGTGATGGTGATATCTATGGCGGTGGTGAGAATGTTTCTAATCAGGGCTATGGTTACTATTTTTGGGGAACAGACTTAAGTGTTGGCGACAGGAAATATAGCAGCGCTTCAGCACAGGGTGGTGGCGGCATGTATATTTTACTCGTCAAAGAACTAGACCTTGTTGTGGTGGTAACCGCCCATCATAGAAATGACAGCACGCAGCAGCTAGTTGCTGAGCACATTATCCCCCTTCTAATTCAATAA